A single Xylanimonas cellulosilytica DSM 15894 DNA region contains:
- a CDS encoding Lrp/AsnC family transcriptional regulator — translation MLTAIVLIDTEPNKIPEVADQVVNLQGVSEVYSVTGKADLVAMVRVRDHEELADAIADGISKVPGVLRTETLIAFRAYSSVDLDQAFALGLED, via the coding sequence ATGCTGACTGCCATCGTGCTGATCGACACCGAGCCGAACAAGATCCCCGAGGTCGCCGACCAGGTCGTCAACCTCCAGGGGGTCAGCGAGGTCTACTCGGTCACCGGGAAGGCCGACCTGGTCGCGATGGTGCGCGTGCGCGACCACGAGGAGCTCGCGGACGCGATCGCCGACGGCATCAGCAAGGTGCCCGGCGTCCTGCGCACCGAAACCCTGATCGCCTTCCGCGCGTACTCGAGCGTCGACCTGGACCAGGCCTTCGCCCTGGGTCTGGAGGACTGA
- the trpD gene encoding anthranilate phosphoribosyltransferase, with protein sequence MTQPVVDPAPATDPTLTWPYVLNQLVAREDLTAAQTAWAMDQVMSGEVSPPRLAGFLMGLRSKGETVDELGGLAAAMLDHATRIDVAGRTVDLVGTGGDRAHTVNISTMAAIVVAGTGLRVVKHGNRAATSASGSADVLEALGIRLDHTPARVAEIAVEAGITFCFATVFHPSMRHAGVARKELAVPTAFNFLGPLTNPALPGATAVGCADPRMAGLMAGVFAERGTSALVFRGDDGLDELAATSGTAVWEVRDGVVTPGHIDAAADLGLQPIEVADLKGADAAHNARVALGVLDGTDRGPVRETVLLNAAAALVADGTLPGTSVGTLVDRLAAGMALAARSIDDGGALSALERWRAASARA encoded by the coding sequence CGAGGACCTCACCGCGGCGCAGACCGCGTGGGCGATGGACCAGGTCATGTCCGGCGAGGTCTCCCCGCCGCGTCTGGCCGGCTTCCTCATGGGGCTGCGGTCCAAGGGCGAGACCGTCGACGAGCTCGGCGGCCTCGCCGCGGCGATGCTCGACCACGCCACGCGCATCGACGTGGCGGGACGCACGGTCGACCTCGTCGGCACCGGCGGGGACCGCGCCCACACCGTGAACATCTCCACCATGGCCGCGATCGTCGTCGCGGGTACCGGCCTGCGCGTGGTCAAGCACGGCAACCGCGCCGCGACGTCGGCCTCCGGCTCGGCCGACGTCCTGGAAGCGCTCGGGATCCGGCTCGACCACACCCCGGCCCGGGTCGCCGAGATCGCCGTCGAAGCCGGCATCACCTTCTGCTTCGCGACCGTGTTCCACCCGTCGATGCGGCACGCAGGCGTCGCCCGCAAGGAGCTCGCGGTGCCCACCGCGTTCAACTTCCTGGGCCCGCTCACCAACCCCGCCCTGCCCGGTGCGACCGCCGTGGGCTGCGCCGACCCTCGGATGGCCGGGCTCATGGCCGGGGTGTTCGCCGAGCGCGGCACCTCGGCGCTCGTGTTCCGCGGCGACGACGGCCTCGACGAGCTCGCGGCCACCTCCGGCACCGCCGTGTGGGAGGTGCGCGACGGCGTCGTCACGCCCGGTCACATCGACGCCGCGGCCGACCTCGGGCTCCAGCCCATCGAGGTCGCCGACCTCAAGGGCGCGGACGCGGCGCACAACGCCCGCGTGGCGCTCGGCGTGCTCGACGGCACCGACCGCGGGCCCGTGCGCGAGACCGTCCTGCTCAACGCCGCCGCCGCCCTCGTCGCGGACGGCACACTGCCCGGAACCAGCGTGGGCACGCTCGTCGACCGGCTCGCCGCCGGCATGGCACTGGCCGCGCGCAGCATCGACGACGGCGGCGCCCTGAGCGCGCTGGAGCGCTGGCGCGCAGCCTCGGCTCGCGCCTGA
- a CDS encoding DEDD exonuclease domain-containing protein, with the protein MTRLATPGAVHGAVQPSFEDLGTPLREVTFVVVDLETTGTRTTDSGITEIGAVKVRGGEVLGEFQSLVNPGREVPAFVARLTGITTAMVSTAPSIDLVLPSFLEWAHDCVLVAHNAPFDVGFLKAAAAGLGYPWPGFPVVDTVPLARRVVPKDEAPNHKLATLAHLFRARVTPEHRALADARATVDVLHGLLDRLGAMGVQHLEDLATAADPVPPDVRKKRHLADGLPEAPGVYLFKGPGDEVLYVGTSTNIRKRVRSYFTAAEKRRRITEMVRIAHEVTPVVCATPLEAAVRELRLITEHEPRYNRRSKHPERHTWVRLTDEPYPRLSVVRDVRPGAPHIGPFGSRRVAQDAVDALHDALPLRQCTLRLAAVSRTPGSPCALAGMGRCSAPCVAVVAPDDAYAAVAKTAAEVLTGDPSSVVQALAARIGRLAAEQRFEEAGVVTGRLRAYVQGAGRAQRLAPLAACAELVAARPTPAGGWELVVVRHARLAGTAVTRPDEDPLPVVDALRATAETVDAPVPPAPACHPEEAALVIDWLESPGVRLVHTSDPWALPVRSALAHADLAGVSGEVRAQVDSLQ; encoded by the coding sequence ATGACGCGACTGGCGACCCCCGGGGCGGTGCACGGTGCCGTGCAACCCTCGTTCGAGGACCTCGGCACCCCGTTGCGGGAGGTGACGTTCGTCGTCGTCGACCTCGAGACCACCGGGACGCGCACCACCGACTCGGGCATCACCGAGATCGGCGCGGTCAAGGTGCGTGGCGGCGAGGTGCTCGGCGAGTTCCAGTCGCTCGTGAACCCGGGACGCGAGGTGCCGGCCTTCGTCGCCCGCCTCACGGGGATCACGACGGCGATGGTCTCGACGGCACCGTCGATCGACCTGGTGCTGCCGAGCTTCCTCGAGTGGGCGCACGACTGTGTGCTGGTCGCGCACAACGCGCCCTTCGACGTCGGCTTCCTCAAGGCGGCCGCGGCCGGTCTCGGGTACCCGTGGCCGGGCTTCCCCGTCGTCGACACGGTGCCGCTCGCCCGCCGCGTCGTCCCGAAGGACGAGGCGCCCAACCACAAGCTCGCGACGCTCGCCCACCTGTTCCGTGCCCGGGTCACCCCCGAGCACCGCGCCCTGGCGGACGCCCGGGCGACGGTGGACGTGCTGCACGGGCTGCTGGACCGCCTGGGCGCGATGGGCGTCCAGCACCTGGAGGATCTCGCCACCGCCGCCGACCCCGTGCCGCCCGACGTCCGCAAGAAGCGCCACCTGGCCGACGGCCTGCCCGAGGCGCCCGGCGTCTACCTGTTCAAGGGCCCCGGGGACGAGGTGCTCTATGTGGGCACCTCGACCAACATCCGCAAGCGCGTGCGGTCCTACTTCACGGCGGCGGAGAAGCGCCGCCGCATCACGGAGATGGTCCGCATCGCGCACGAGGTCACGCCCGTGGTCTGCGCGACGCCGCTGGAGGCCGCCGTGCGCGAGCTCCGCCTGATCACCGAGCACGAGCCGCGGTACAACCGCCGTTCCAAGCATCCCGAGCGGCACACCTGGGTCCGCCTCACCGACGAGCCGTACCCGCGCCTGTCCGTGGTGCGTGACGTGCGCCCCGGCGCACCGCACATCGGCCCGTTCGGCTCCCGCCGCGTCGCGCAGGACGCCGTGGACGCGCTGCACGACGCCCTGCCGCTGCGACAGTGCACGCTGCGGCTCGCCGCGGTGTCGCGCACGCCGGGCAGCCCGTGCGCGCTGGCCGGCATGGGCCGCTGCTCCGCGCCGTGCGTCGCCGTCGTCGCGCCCGACGACGCCTACGCCGCCGTCGCGAAGACTGCCGCCGAGGTGCTGACGGGTGACCCGTCGAGCGTGGTGCAGGCGCTGGCCGCGCGCATCGGCAGGCTCGCGGCCGAGCAGCGGTTCGAAGAGGCGGGCGTCGTCACGGGCCGCCTGCGCGCCTACGTCCAGGGCGCCGGGCGCGCGCAGCGCCTCGCCCCGCTCGCGGCGTGCGCCGAGCTCGTGGCCGCCCGCCCGACACCTGCCGGGGGGTGGGAGCTCGTCGTGGTACGCCACGCGCGCCTGGCGGGCACGGCGGTGACCCGGCCGGACGAGGACCCGCTGCCCGTCGTCGACGCCCTGCGCGCGACGGCGGAGACGGTCGACGCCCCGGTGCCCCCGGCGCCCGCGTGCCACCCCGAGGAGGCCGCGCTGGTCATCGACTGGCTCGAGTCGCCGGGCGTGCGCCTGGTCCACACCAGCGACCCGTGGGCGCTGCCCGTCCGCTCCGCCCTGGCCCACGCCGACCTGGCGGGCGTCTCGGGGGAGGTCAGGGCGCAGGTCGATTCACTACAGTGA